The DNA window TCAAGGGGGGAATTGGGATTCTCCTTCATTCAAGGATTTCTTGATCTGTACACCGGATCAGTTCAGAATAAGTCAAAGGGCCAATTTTTATGATTCAAGTTAGATTTCTGTTCACTTGACCTAGAATTCTCCTACTTATATAGATCAGGCAAGAATTTATTAGACCAGTCATCTATTTCACTTCTAAGGACACCATGAACAACTAACCAAAACTAGAGTTCTCTGGAAGTCAGACTCTTCTTACTACTTCTTTGACTCCACTGTTCATTATACTCACCATGCCTATCTTGCTTTTGATGATTAAGTATTGCCATATGGCCCCTGATACCTGGGATCCACTGAGGGTTGAGGATGACAAAGTCTGGGATATTTATGTGGAGAGCTGAGAGAAAAAGTCACCAGAGAATATGTCCCTGTCAAATGTTCTTGGAGGTTTGGAGAACATCAGGTTTAGTGTCACACCCACTTGGGACAACTACCTTTCAGGTCTGATTTGAGTGGGCAGAAGAGATAGCAATGGTTGCATTGGGAGCAAGCTGCATATCCACCAATGACAGGGAAATACATGTAATCCTGGGGGGATCAGATATAATTTTAAGACAGAATTCCTCCAAAAGGCCTACCTGGACTCAACAGTGGGACAGAAAACCAAAGCCCAGGAGACTGAGTGGGGAGCCAGGAGTGGCCGGGTAACCTAGATGCATGAATGCTTAAATGGATCTCTAGTGGAAGGTCCTATGGGGGATTTGTGAGGGCCTTGCATGCCTGCTTATGAGAGCAAGAGCCAAGTCTGGACATCTGCCATACCCAGAGGcagccaaagcctgatgcaacTGTCTGTATAAGGAAGACCTTTCTGATCCCCATACCTCTTCTTCCTGCCTAAGCATAGGTACACAtatcaatggaaaagaatttacagtccaaaaataaactcttacatTTATGGTTAATTGACTTTTGACAAGGGAGCTAAGAcaatttaatagagaaaaaaattgttttcaacaaatggggtTGGGATGACTGAATTcaaaatgcaaaaagaatgaGGTTGGATTCCCTACCTCACACAATAtccaaaaattaactaaaaatggatcatagacaCAAATGTAACAGcaacagttatttaaaattttagaaaaagacaagaataaatCTTCATGACAATTTAATAAGCATGTCTTAGAAATGGCACCGAAAGCACaatcaacaaagtaaaaataaattgcacTTCACCAGAAAGTCCAAGTCACCATTTTGTGTGATGAATGTTAAGttcattcatcattttttttcttcaaatgatacaatctagaaaatgaaaagacaacttacaGAATAGGAGTAAATACTTGTTAATCATTTATCTGAGAAGACACTTGTTcacagaatatatagagaacttaaaactcaacaataaagagacaaataatccaattataaaattgaaaaaatctaaatatatatttccccaaagaaaatatacaaatgaccaagaagcacatgaaaagatgctcagcatcatttatCATTAGGGaggtacaaatcaaaaccacaatggggtGCTACTTTACTCttctagaatggctaaaattagaatGACAGATAAcactgttggcaaggatgcagataAATTGGAACTCTTACACATTTgtgatggaaatataaaatggtgctaccttttagaaagcattttgatAGCTCAAAAATAGAGTGACCATGTAATTCAGATATTTAACACCAGTAATTAATTAAGTACAAATTAAGCTCTTCTTGGTTACCAATATATCTCCAATCACCTGGCTAAACATACGAAGtacacttaataaaaaaaagaaagagacaaaagtaGAATCAGGGAGGGGTACACAAGGGATTTCAAAAGTAACAataatgttctctttcttaaatgtatattgtaCTGTTATTCTTTAAACTGtacataaaatatactataaatattctttcatatggattaaatattcaataaagaaTGTCATACTGAGTATTGGCAAGAATATGGAGCAACTGTTACTTTCATACACTGCTTATGGGCAGAAACTGTTACAACCACTTTGCAATACTCTTTGGTATGTACTAATACCAAATATATGTAAAGCCTATAacttagcaattccacttcttggtgtatatatatactcaaaagaTTTAGTGCCTATGTCAACCAAATGACAGGTATAGGAGTGGTCAAAGCAGCATTATTCTAAAAAGCATCAAAATAGATACAACACAATGTCCATCAATAGTAAATCTAATAAATAATTTGTGTTCTGCtaatacaaaggaatattagGCAAAACGTACCTGTGCTGATAGAGATCAAAATGCTGGAGAGTGTTACTTGGGCCTCTTGGGGTACTGGAAGTGGTTTagtacatacgtgtgtgtgtgcgagtgtgtgcaCTTAATTTTTCTGACTTGTGCATGTATTTGTCTGCTGTACTGTGTGAATTTTATAACATAGTAATAAAAAAGTGAGAAtaatttatgtatctgttttattttggaaacatAAACACAGGATGTATatcttaaaaacatgaaaatcttACTTCTGAAGTAAGATTGAAGGTTGAACAGATAGGGGAGGAGATAGAACCCCTTGAGTATATCTTTTCGTGTAGTTTTAACTTTGAATCACATGAatgtttttatattcaaaaaattatatcAATCAGAGGAGAAACATAACTTTTAGGGGATAGTGGCCAAAACAGAGATGTCCAGTAATCTCATCTTCTATTTTAACAATTTGCAGTCTCCCTAGGACTTAGGTTGGGATCATATGCGTTGTATTGGCCAAACAGCTTTAAGAAGAAGCATTTGGGCTGAACCAGAAGAGCTGATTTTATTCCCCCATGTATTCTCTCACCTTGCTTTGGCGATTGCGGAGAGTACGTCATGAGACCTTGGAGCCACAGGATGGACTTCTTCCTGGATCTCTAAATCACCACATGGAGCACAACTGCCCTGAAGAGTTGCTCACCTTCTATTAAAGTTTTTGAAAGTGAgaagtaaacctttttttttttttgaaagtttatattttaattccagtcagttaacatacagtgttatattagcttcaggtgtatagtgattcaacagttccctACATTACCCTGTGTAAGAAGAAAACctctttaaagttatttatttatttattgacagagTGCGAccagtggaggggtagagagagagagagaaggaaagagagagaatcccaagcaggctctgcaccgtcagcaatAGAGCCCcgcgtgggactcgaactcacaaactgtgagatcatgacctgagctgaaatcaagagttggattcttaaccgactgagccacccaggcatcctgagaagtaaatctttttaatttgGGAACTAATCTGTTAGCTCAACATAGCCTAGAGCATTCTGATTTTAGAGAAGATGTAAAATTGAGGTGACTTGTTGAGAAGGAGGAGACATAGTGGCTATATGAAGGGAATTCAGGAGAATGAAATAAaggttttctattctcttcagaaaataagaatgagaacTTTTATAGAACATTAGAACtagaagaaaactacagacattattctgctctttttattttgaaacaaagaaacTAGAACCAGTGGTAAAGACAGAATTACACCCCTGGTTTTTAGGATCTTGAGAATAGTCTCAGGGTCAGGCTACAGTTACTTTTGAGAGCATCTGGACATTTGCTCAGGATCTTTCAATTTCTTGGTGAAGGTTCTAGATGGGAATAGCAGCCACCTGAGCCTTTATCAGTGTTTTCCCCCAACTCTGAAGTCATAACAcaatctccttttcctttccattttactaTCCTTGCACCTAAGCAGTACACTGGAAAtcatcatgaaatattttttaaataagaaatggaacTTTCATCTTTTatcatttgggttattttttatgatttgaaTCACTAGTGtaaacaaagtagaaaagaagaaaatgtcctttTTGAGTTATTCcatctttgattctttctttcccttacgTAAGAATAAGAAGTACCTGTAGTATTGTTTGCATAAATGTCTGGAGGGCCCAGCTCATTTTGTTAcaaatttattcttctgatttatAAAGTCTCTTTATGCTTCAGCACTGCTCAAAACAGGGTGACCAGTCATAATCCCCTTGTCCCAATCAAATCTATGATTTTGATAATTTCCCCCATGTATCTTTCTCAGGCTAAACTggttatatcttatttttcttcccattctctcATTTCTCCATTTCTGAGCTATGGCCATCACTAAGGAAGATACTTCCTGACCTCTTTTTTCCATCTCCACTTTGACCCAGAAGATTAAAGGAGGCCATTGTCACATCATCATTGGCCAGCCAATCAGGTGAGCACCTCCTATCAATGACCTTCTTGTTCCAGAGGAGTCTCAGACAGCTTCAATGGAAGGAGGGAGCCAAGAAGGAGGCCTCGCATAAATCCAAAGATGATAATTACAACATGGATTGTGTACATTCTTGCCCGGAAAGGTGTAGGGTTCCCCTTCCCTCCAAAAATTAGTTCGGTAGGTGGAACTGGGGATAGCTACCTAGATTTGTTTCTTATCTATCTCCTCCCTTCTGAGCCCCCTACTGCCCTTCCAAAGAGATCTTATAATATATAACTTTGGATAAGAATGGTGGGGGAGGACTGGGTCTCTAGGTATTCTGAGGGCATTAACTTACCAATTTGTTGCAGGACGTGGAAGTTGTGGAAAGTGAAGCTGTATCTGTGGTACAGCACTGGCTGAAAAAAGTGAGTAAGCTTTCTCTATGACTCAGGGTACCCCAAACTCTAGAGAGCTGTCCCCAGTGGGTGCAGAATCAGTCCTCCCTGAAACTGTGGAGGAGCCCCCCCTCACTATCCCCACCCTGCTTCTCAAAGATACTGGATGAAGGGTTTCAGATGTGTCACCTCCAGCTACCGGGCAACTCAGTAATATCTTGGGATAGGGCCAAGAACTTAATGAGTTCCCTGAAATTCTACAGGAAGGTAGTAATAGACAAGCTTactacagaactgtgagaggcAGTATGTACAAGAAGACATATAGTATGTGTGCTGTGACAGAGGGGgacaacagagaaaagaaagaagagacagatttGGGCTTAGATACAGAGCAACAATTTCAAGGGAAATTACTCACTTTTCAGACTGAAGAAGAGGCTTCCCAGGACATAAAGGAGAAGATGTCCACCAACTACCCTCCCACCCATGGCCAAGATGTACATGTGACCAGAGATGTGGTAATTGAGAGTTTGAGGCAATCATCCTAGGGGAGTGGGCAGGTAGGGGGACAGGCACAAGGTCCAGTCGAAAAGAGTCTTGGGCAAGTGGGTAGAGCTGCTTGTCTAGGCTGGGCTCCATCCCTGCCAAGGAGTCCTTCCTGGATAGTAATTACATGCACCCCACCTGGGTTATCTAGGTGAAGCACCATCTCTCAAATTCTGATTTATTGGCAAACCAGAGTCAAGAAGTCCTGGAGGAAAGAACAAGAATCCAGTTCATAAGATGGAGGTAAAGCTTCTCATTTGTCCTGAGCCTAgttgtggggagggaggcacaaGTTCCCCACCTTCAGTATTCTTGCCCAACACAAACTCACAGCTATTCTTCTCCAGAGATGTTGACTTCTTTGGCTGAGAAATTTTTCAGTCTTACTTTGGGGTCTTCAGGGAATATTTTTTGCTATCTTGAAAGCCCAACTCATTCCTGAGTTTTAACATGACTTGAGGGGTGGCAAAACCAGGCTTGCTCaccatttcttaaatgtttctgaATAAATTTTAGACTTCTGTTACTTTTGCACTTGATTTGTTCAGAAGTGGCTGTACtttaaagagcaaaaagaaaataagctctTAAAATGCAAAAGCTTGAGCCCTCATCTGCAGCTGAGGTGAGAGGAGGTTTCTCAGCGCCCGAGGCTAGAATTCTGTGCTTCACGTTAGGGTGGCTTTGCCAGCCTCCCGCTGTGCCTGCTGGAGCACGGACCACCTGCATCCGCCTCTCCTGGCTCTGAAGGGCTGAGACCCAAGGTGGAGGGAGTTGGGCTTGGAAGCCAGTTCATTCCCTCTGGCATGAGCTTCCTTAAATCATTTTCAAGATTTGGGTTCTCTCAGGGTCTCTTTTCCCAGCCAAAGAAATGTGGGATTGAACCAGTCCTCCCTGAAACTGTGGAGGAGCCCCCCCTCTCATTTCCatactcttttcttccttcccctgcctccatCAGCAGCTTTGTTCACTTCTATCATTTGAAGGACGTATTTctgaagaaatgtatttttgctGAGGGATATTCAGTTTTCCGTTTGCTCTTTACAGTGCCTTTTAAAACAGGATTCATATGCTCAGTAATTATTTAATAGAAAAGGGTAATAAACAGTGGAATTTGAGACCTCCTTGGGAAAGACCTTTTGGATGAGAAATATATTCTAAAGTCATAAATGTTGGGGACTGTATACAATCATTGCTGTACATGTGGGAGACGGTCCCTGCCTGACATAGTTGCACTATATGGAATTGTAAATGTTGCAGTTCCTTGGTCTGGATAATATGAACATCatcttcagattttttaaaaaccttatctGTATGGCATAACTGGGTTAAAGCTTTGGAGACAAGCTACAGAAATCACAGTCAATTATCCGTGTATAATTTTTCCACTCTGGACTttctatggattttttaaatccataaactGGTTCTCCTACAAGCCACTAGTTTGGGTGTTATTTTGTTAGGTTCAGTAAATATGTAGTCAGGGAATACATATCCCCTCATTAAGCATCAGCAGATACTTGTTTCTTTGGTAGATGAGTCCTGACCACCAGATGTTTGCTAGGACCTCTAAAGAGGGTGAAAATAAGATGGAATTCCCAGTTTCAAAGGGATAAAAGTGAACTAGGTGGATAAGATAtgtgaatattagagaaaatgcCAGAGAATCCATGAAAAGGATCTACAAGAGCATAGCATGGGACATCCAGCTTCCACAAGTTCTAGGCATTGTTGCCTGGGGTAACCCGAAGAGGTTTCTAGCTGGACATTTGCTTGGACTGACCCATgagcagaagcagggaggaggggggcttCAATTGATCATGAAAGCCTTGGGAAAGTCACCAATTCCATCTGGCCTCAAGTGCCCAGTGCTGTGGCCTTTTCTCTGAGGTCTCCCTCTTCATGCCTTGGGCTGGGAgtaatctctcccttctctggaatCTCTTTATActctcttgcttctctctttGGGCATCGACCCAGCTCTACCTTGTGTGAGTGATAACTGAGCACATTTATCTCTCCTAGACTTCAAGTCTTCACATTGAAAGCCCTAGAGCACCTAAAACAAGGCAGTTTCAATAGACGCAAAAATGGAGGATACAATGGACCACACTGGTTTTGCTGGAGTGGAGGGTTTGTGTATCTAGTTCTGATAGATGGAGTTAAGGAGGACATGAATTGCagcacagagaggaaggcaggtcagcatagtgaaataaaacaacaacagcaatgaaGGGCGTGCAGCTTCTTTGTGAtggaattttctagaattatCTCTAAACTGTAGTGAATATGGAACAATGTAGGCCATAAAGAGCTGATAAGGAAGTTGGAGAGAAATTCAGAAGGAATGAATTCCATGTCTTACAAGACTTCGCACCTGCTGTGCAACTCTAGTAAAGGCacttaaattttctgtttcttcgaCTCTCCTTGGGACCATTTGCTACCTGCCTAGGCTTATTGGGTGGCTCAGGGGTACTtgatagtaaaacaaaacaaaacaacccttgTGTGCCTTGTGCAAGAAGAGTGAAGGACAAGATCAAAATTTCATGGCAACAGAGTATCATTCATAATGATTCCAACTCATTCACTATGCTTAGTGAAAAAGAAACGTAGgagtttcaaatatttgaatgGTGTTTTGCAGCCATACCCGTATCTTCCCAGTGCCAAGTGAGGTGAGGGAGGATGTTATGCGAGAACGAATAGAGCGGGTGAGACAAAGGTAAGTCAATTGGGACAAGTTGATTTGTACTTCTAACTGGGGGCAGGTGGTGATGGGGGTGGCTGATGGCCTCTCCTCTGTGGATTTCTCTGGCCCCAGACCATACCTGGCCATGCCTGGGGCCCTTCTTGGCTGAGTGCCTCTTTGTGGGACTTTGCTCTATGAACCAAATGGGGCAATGGCTCAGGCATGGGCTGTGTGCCCATCCTAGCTCCACTCCATGGTCTCGGTGTGCGCACTGGGTAGGCTTTGCCATCTGGcagcctcccctctgccttgTTCCTCTTCTGCAGCTTAGGCAACCTTACAGATGAATCCCCTCAGGAGATTTACAACAGAACTTCTTATGAAGACTGCTGAGAGCTACAGGTGAGAGGGTTAGGAACTGTGCAGAGAAGGTGGCTGTGCTGAGTGTGAGACAGTGTGCTGGGTGGGAGCCTGATTATAAGGGTTAGCCTTTCCTTTTCATAAGGGGGCCTGCACTTGGGGCCAATGGAAATGAGGGGGTTATCTTAGGCATCTGCAATCCCTCTCTTGAATTTCTGGAAGGTCTTGAAGTCAAGTTCATATTTGGCCTGATACTTTTAGCTGTGGTGTCACAGTGAGTGCTTCTCAGTCAGGCACAGATGAGGGACCACCTGGGGATTTTGTGTTAGTAGGTTGTTGTGGGGGGCCTGCTGCTCTGCATTTCTAACACCTCCAGGCATTGCTGCCACTTTGAGCCACAAAGTCACAGAGAACTGGGGTCAGGAGTGAGGCCATGTAGGTTTTGGCACTGCCACCAATTGGGACTTGACATTGGGTTTCATGGCTTCTTGGCCTGCATTTGGTACCTGTGGTCCTGACAGTGGCTGTTTACATAGCTCTGAGGGGCAGAAAGCCAATGACAGTCGATGCACTACAGAGGCTATCCATACAGGAAACAGTTATTGCAACCCGTGCTAGGTAAGAAGCCTGAACTGGCTGTCATAGGGGGTTGAAggagtgatttaaaaatttttttttatgttttatttatttttgagagagagagagacagcatgagcaggggagggtcagagagagagggagacacagaatctgaagacaggccccaggttcatgaactagctgtcagcacagagcctgatgcagggcttgagcccacagaccgtgagatcatggcctgagccaaagcccgacactgaaccgactgagccacccaggtgccccctgaaagAGTGATTTAAACACAGTTGAATCCACATACTTTCAAGGAAAGCTATGGAGATATAGCACTGGCATTTATGGAACACTTATTGTATACCAGCTTCAGCACAAAGCATTGTCAAGATTTCTTTTCTGATCCAAAATAACCTTAAGAGGAGGGCATTATTCAGGCCCATTATACAGATGACAGAGGATAAACCAAACCTCAGGAATGGACACTCACTTTTAGTCCAGCCCcatgtgcctcaatttcctcagactaggagtgatggtcatggagaggtgcacttgtggggaagagcactgggtgttttttggaaaccagcttggtaataaactattaaaaaaaagaacattgccTTGAGGAGAATGGCTTCCAGCACTTAGTAAATGACATGATGTGCCATGTCAATTGTTTACTCATATTAAAGAGATAAGAATCTGGGGCCTTGCAGGGCCTTCTGAAGTTTGAAGAAGCAGATTtcagtttgaatttttaattcaggtcagttcaaatggaaaatttcaagttTGAAGAAAGCCAAGTTTCAATCCCATCTTTGATACACCATCGTCCTTTCCCCTCCATAGGTTTTTCTGCTCTGTGTGCACGAATGTCGGGGTTGTGGGCTTCAGAGGCATGATCATCAAGCCCTGGAGCCATCCTGCATTTCTCTGATGCACCCCTATATTTCTGTGATGCATTCCTCTGTTTCCCAGGTTCATGTTCTTTAAGGTCAAGGAACGACCTATGTCAGAAGAATGTCTATCACCCCTTGACCTGAGGAGCGACCACATCTTGGCAGATAGAATCTGGCGGATGAACCTTTCCTGGTGAGAGTTGCAGCACTAGAATCTTTCTGCTGAACTGCTAATAAAGAGACATGGCATTTAATCACTGTCCTGGCCTCTGCTGTGAGTGCTttgtcatccattcattcatcaggctctgagcaccTTATGGG is part of the Suricata suricatta isolate VVHF042 chromosome 11, meerkat_22Aug2017_6uvM2_HiC, whole genome shotgun sequence genome and encodes:
- the SPATA19 gene encoding spermatogenesis-associated protein 19, mitochondrial; the protein is MIITTWIVYILARKGVGFPFPPKISSDVEVVESEAVSVVQHWLKKTEEEASQDIKEKMSTNYPPTHGQDVHVTRDVVKHHLSNSDLLANQSQEVLEERTRIQFIRWSHTRIFPVPSEVREDVMRERIERVRQSLGNLTDESPQEIYNRTSYEDC